One part of the Mya arenaria isolate MELC-2E11 chromosome 3, ASM2691426v1 genome encodes these proteins:
- the LOC128227635 gene encoding myosin-1B-like, producing MDSLRAESNEFKKEMQKQKNQMQLYENSISKLQRQNGDVQSQYERYLSSTQQELSSLRNTIRKQQDHVNMLENKNNKLEQDSKTDISELTRHSKNEKEHHYLEIQRHKKVLENAQQARYDSQLKMGKLELRIKQTKGELQRANETIKSEKSRNAVLSKERTQYNESSENLRILTEELDSERLAKSLLLKERIHYKGQVDKMKALQLDLEHSRALLKQEHNNSEELRNTTERSLQLEGQLSDLKTSEQVLIEKNDYLNNEVKQFSNVLEGKDVEIGMLKIELLEKDQEIKERVNEIAVLKEKHVESQELVSDLQTEINQYKSNLNAVNNSNLQRERDAYQRKLMKACSELKNATENNKLMERMCSDLKTSKQALGETVHSLNKQMRELAMGKESEINNLNYECQRKGKDIENTMTELSLIKEQNKSNEQLVTDLQVELGRYKSNLKEKDSDAAKMILNLRREVETYQIELNQAQDKLRHVTENTFKKSEQAFIDETGSLNDKIRELTNMLKRKNSDVRKMETKMAEISSIEEKNTKLEQQVTDLQIEVNQYKSALNDKSFAYTKLTDTISNLRHEMETYQSEINQARDELKNATEKTKQMERKCSDLKKSNQAFIDETGSLKDKIRELTNILKINDSDVRKMEKKTAEISSIEEKNNKLEQQVTDLQIEVNQYRSDLNDKSSATANLTNTISNLRREAETYQSEVNQARDELKNATEKTKQMERMCSELKNSDQAFIDETGSLKDKIRELTNILKRKDSDVREMEEKMAELSSIEETNNKLERQVTDLQIEVNQYKFDLNDKSSASTELANTITNLRREVETYRCELIQTRDELRSTTEKTQQMERKISVLKKSQQVTIDERGSINDNVRELTNILRGKDSHIQKIETKLAELSLIKEENVRAERQVTDLQIEMQKYKSELKDESGNLTKLTNTISNLCHESENCKSELKEAHEKIRKFDLQLKTVSDEHENCKHLISSLRKENEKLSMCKVDQARRSEATLSQREHELSLALEKSRREFREVQHEIDDTKTRLSKVMEQKRTDNNPNIAELSDINRPTKLSERYSELYDNQWPQAFDVICKQLHDEQSTIETLIGILMNAAKYCREEAMTQLEAIQGILLPRKTGSTFPSLLHKNLNDFRKVLGEQTGAAIYEKYIRDIAKQRQQSLQLDVKPYVKECVELCWLMSIQDPPVVVAQEVQHGENFDTDFYKAYTKSGPLVDFVVWPALCLHENGPLLCKGIAQGYGGKNTKLSKVMGQKLTDNNPNIADLSDKNRPTKLAERYSELYDNQWTDAFEVVNNQLHDEKSTIDSLSNILLSAADFCQMESEAQMTALKEILIQNQAGSTFPSLVQKNLKDCRKALGEQTGAALYKKYIDIMAGQQQKPLQLQVKPFVKECIELCWLMSIQDPPVVIGPKVEHGTRFDTDFYKAYTKSGPFVDFVVWPALCLHVKGALLCKGIAQGYGGKRIN from the exons ATGGACTCGCTCCGTGCTGAATCGAACGAATTTAAAAAggaaatgcaaaaacaaaaaaatcaaatgcaaCTTTACGAAAATTCCATTTCAAAACTGCAAAGACAGAACGGAGATGTTCAATCCCAGTATGAGCGATACCTTAGTTCAACACAGCAAGAACTAAGCTCATTACGTAACACAATTAGAAAACAACAAGATCATGTAAACAtgttagaaaataaaaacaacaaactagAGCAAGACAGCAAAACTGATATATCAGAATTGACCAGacattcaaaaaatgaaaaagagcATCATTATCTTGAAATACAGAGGCATAAAAAGGTTTTGGAAAATGCTCAACAAGCACGGTATGATTCCCAGCTAAAAATGGGGAAACTAGAACTGCGAATCAAGCAAACCAAAGGTGAGCTTCAAAGGGCCAACGAAACAATCAAAAGCGAAAAATCTAGAAATGCAGTACTGTCTAAAGAAAGAACACAATACAACGAATCTTCTGAAAATCTTCGTATTTTGACTGAAGAACTGGATAGCGAACGGTTagcaaaatcattattattaaaagagAGAATCCATTACAAAGGGCAAGTTGATAAGATGAAAGCATTGCAATTAGATCTCGAACATTCCAGAGCTCTCCTCAAACAAGAACACAACAACTCGGAAGAATTACGAAATACAACTGAAAGAAGTCTGCAGTTGGAAGGACAACTTTCTGATCTCAAAACCTCTGAACAAGTCTTGATTGAGAAAAATGATTATCTTAACAATGAAGTCAAACAGTTCTCAAATGTTCTCGAAGGTAAAGATGTAGAAATAGGTATGCTAAAAATTGAATTGTTGGAGAAAGATCAAGAGATTAAAGAAAGAGTGAATGAAATTGCCGTGTTAAAAGAGAAGCATGTAGAGAGTCAAGAACTGGTATCTGATCTACAAACCGAAATCAACCAATATAAAAGTAACTTGAACGCCGTTAATAATTCAAACCTACAACGCGAACGGGATGCATATCAACGGAAACTTATGAAGGCCTGTTCGGAATTAAAAAACGcaactgaaaacaacaaactgATGGAACGAATGTGTTCTGATCTTAAAACGTCTAAACAAGCGTTAGGTGAGACTGTCCATTCTCTTAACAAACAAATGAGAGAGTTAGCCATGGGAAAGGAAAGCGAAATAAACAACCTAAATTATGAATGTCAACGTAAAGGTAAAGATATTGAAAATACAATGACTGAACTCTCGttgataaaagaacaaaataaatcaaatgaacaACTGGTCACTGATTTACAAGTTGAACTCGGCCGATATAAAAGTAACTTGAAAGAAAAAGACTCTGACGCAGCAAAGATGATTTTAAACCTAAGACGTGAAGTGGAAACATATCAGATCGAACTAAATCAAGCACAGGACAAACTCAGACATGTGACTgagaatacttttaaaaagtCTGAACAAGCGTTCATTGATGAAACAGGttccttaaatgataaaatccGAGAGTTAACAAATATGCTCAAAAGAAAAAATAGCGATGTGCGGAAGATGGAAACGAAAATGGCTGAAATTTCCTCAATAGAAGAGAAAAATACCAAACTTGAACAACAGGTCACAGATTTACAAATTGAAGTAAACCAATATAAAAGTGCCTTGAACGACAAAAGTTTCGCCTACACTAAATTAACTGATACTATTTCAAACTTAAGACATGAAATGGAGACGTATCAGAGCGAGATCAATCAGGCACGAGATGAACTGAAAAATGCGACTGAGAAAACTAAACAGATGGAACGAAAGTGTTCCGATCTAAAAAAGAGTAATCAAGCGTTCATTGATGAAACAGGTTCTTTAAAGGATAAAATCCGAGAGTTAACCAATATTCTCAAAATAAATGACAGTGATGTACGGAAGATGGAAAAGAAAACGGCTGAAATTTCCTCAATAGAagagaaaaataataaacttgaaCAACAGGTCACAGATTTACAAATTGAAGTCAATCAGTACAGAAGTGACTTGAACGACAAAAGTTCTGCCACCGCCAATTTGACTAATACTATTTCAAACTTAAGACGTGAAGCGGAGACGTATCAGAGCGAGGTCAATCAGGCACGGGATGAACTGAAAAATGCGACTGAGAAAACTAAACAGATGGAACGAATGTGTTCCGAACTAAAAAATAGTGATCAAGCTTTTATTGATGAAACAGGTTCTTTAAAGGATAAAATCCGAGAGTTAACAAATATTCTCAAAAGAAAAGACAGCGATGTACGGGAGATGGAAGAAAAAATGGCGGAATTATCCTCAATAGAAGAGACAAATAATAAACTTGAACGACAGGTCACAGATTTACAAATTGAAGTCAACCAATATAAATTTGACTTGAACGACAAAAGTTCTGCCTCTACTGAATTGGCTAATACTATTACAAACTTAAGACGTGAAGTGGAGACGTATCGGTGCGAGCTCATTCAGACACGGGATGAACTTAGAAGTACGACTGAGAAAACTCAACAGATGGAACGAAAGATTTCCGTTCTAAAAAAGTCTCAACAGGTGACTATTGATGAAAGAGGTTCTATAAACGATAATGTCAGAGAGTTAACAAATATTCTCAGAGGAAAAGACAGTCATATACAGAAGATAGAGACAAAATTGGCTGAATTGTCCTTGATAAAAGAGGAAAATGTAAGAGCTGAACGACAGGTCACAGACTTACAAATTGAAATGCAGAAATATAAAAGTGAATTGAAAGACGAAAGTGGTAATTTGACGAAACTGACCAATACAATTTCGAACTTATGTCATGAATCGGAGAATTGTAAGAGTGAGCTCAAAGAGGCCCATGAAAAAATACGGAAGTTTGATCTACAATTGAAAACTGTAAGTGACGAGCATGAAAATTGCAAACATCTCATTTCTTCTCTACGTAAAGAGAATGAAAAGCTGTCTATGTGCAAAGTTGACCAGGCAAGACGTTCAGAAGCAACGCTTAGTCAAAGAGAACACGAACTTAGTCTTGCTTTGGAAAAATCAAGGCGCGAGTTCCGTGAAGTTCAGCATGAAATAGATGATACAAAAACACG GCTTAGTAAGGTCATGGAGCAGAAACGGACTGACAACAATCCAAATATCGCCGAACTAAGCGATATAAATCGACCAACAAAACTTTCTGAGCGTTACTCCGAATTGTATGACAACCAATGGCCACAAGCATTTGATGTCATTTGCAAACAGTTACACGACGAACAATCTACAATCGAAACCCTCATTGGTATACTGATG AATGCTGCCAAATATTGTCGGGAAGAAGCCATGACACAGTTGGAAGCAATACAAGGAATTTTGCTACCCCGGAAG ACTGGATCCACTTTTCCGTCACTTCTTCACAAGAACTTGAATGATTTTCGAAAAGTACTTGGAGAACAAACAGGAGCCGCCATTTATGAG AAATACATACGAGACATTGCTAAACAGCGCCAGCAGTCTTTGCAACTAGACGTAAAACCATACGTCAAGGAATGCGTTGAACTCTGTTGGCTTATGAGCATACAGGACCCACCTGTTGTTGTTGCCCAAGAGGTACAACACGGTGAAAATTTCGACACGGACTTCTACAAGGCATACACCAAGAGTGGTCCTCTCGTTGACTTCGTCGTCTGGCCCGCCCTTTGCCTCCACGAGAATGGTCCACTGCTTTGCAAAGGCATCGCACAGGGATATGGCGGGAAGAACACAAA GTTAAGCAAAGTGATGGGTCAGAAGCTTACAGACAACAATCCTAATATTGCTGACCTCAGTGATAAAAACCGGCCTACAAAACTGGCTGAGCGTTACTCGGAGTTGTATGACAACCAATGGACAGATGCCTTCGAGGTCGTTAACAATCAGTTACACGACGAGAAGTCTACAATAGATTCACTATCTAACATTTTGCtg AGTGCCGCCGATTTCTGTCAAATGGAATCTGAAGCACAGATGacagctttaaaagaaatactgaTTCAAAATCAG GCTGGATCAACTTTTCCGTCACTTGTTCAGAAGAATTTGAAGGATTGTCGAAAGGCATTAGGAGAACAAACTGGCGCTGCCCTTTATAAG AAATACATCGACATAATGGCAGGTCAGCAACAGAAACCCCTACAGTTGCAAGTTAAACCCTTCGTCAAGGAGTGCATTGAGCTTTGCTGGTTGATGAGCATCCAAGACCCACCCGTTGTTATTGGACCCAAGGTAGAACACGGAACCAG GTTTGACACGGACTTCTACAAGGCGTACACCAAAAGCGGTCCCTTTGTCGACTTTGTGGTCTGGCCCGCCCTGTGTCTTCATGTGAAAGGGGCTTTACTCTGCAAAGGAATTGCACAGGGGTATGGTGGGAAGAggataaattaa
- the LOC128227638 gene encoding uncharacterized protein LOC128227638 isoform X1 — translation MLIPLLITLILFMFNAKHFNSCHYCITSGVCKMTTPERVQKIVDTYESMLGELKRIPVQLKKLETEHLQLTKDIEKFKDSDKNSAANIQRLKEANSEVKKLQKENETLQRKLENLSNRVEGMQIKRQEAGNGTSGIGARQDREKQLQEQLGEAKTQILDIQNELDDTKLRLSKALGGRLNDGNPDIADLSDKNRPTKLGERYSELYDNQWTDAFDVFDKQGMSERDVIKLLLKILQFYLMVINSLCLIKDTYDFCQKKSLEQMQNIIQAMLIKDNMSGKEVPSLRLKQYKDCRKEVGEESGKAVLEEYLRTLKYSSAASKPLQVQPYVKECVLLCWLMCLQDPPVVLDKPRGRGESFESEMYRAYTKNGKKIEFLVWPAMLLHKDGNVLCKGVAQCYDSLKQDYLDNGINGRQAWMETPRSSEHKDYTMEIVYPSRQTHHSGSARSTRFYDTSRNKDHSIERSHPRQEQSRVGKNLYDLETASNPSTPTVQSVRYEITDQDMDDFFFYRRIWSNDRERARNCMGKKKYDLCREIFYQS, via the exons ATGCTTATACCACTTTTGATCACGTTGATACTGTTCATGTTCAATGCAAAACACTTTAATTCATGTCATTATTGTATTACTTCAGGGGTTTGCAAAATGACGACGCCAGAGCGTGTACAGAAAATAGTGGATACCTACGAGAGTATGCTGGGCGAGTTAAAGCGTATTCCTGTTCAG TTAAAAAAGCTTGAAACAGAACATCTGCAACTGACTAAAGACATAGAAAAATTCAAGGATTCTGATAAAAACTCTGCAGCAAACATTCAAAGGTTAAAGGAAGCGAATTCGGAGgtaaaaaaactgcaaaaagaGAATGAAACTTTGCAGAGAAAGCTAGAGAATTTAAGCAATCGAGTAGAAGGGATGCAGATAAAACGCCAAGAAGCTGGGAATGGGACCAGTGGTATCGGCGCGAGACAAGATCGAGAAAAACAGCTGCAGGAGCAATTGGGTGAAGCCAAAACCCAAATTCTCGACATCCAAAATGAGTTAGACGACACAAAATTAAG GTTAAGTAAAGCCTTGGGAGGACGCCTTAACGATGGAAATCCTGACATTGCTGATCTTAGCGACAAGAATCGACCTACTAAACTTGGTGAACGCTACTCAGAATTGTATGACAACCAATGGACTGATGCGTTTGATGTGTTTGACAAACAAGGGATGTCAGAAAGGGACGTTATAAAGCTTCTTCTTAAGATTTTACAG TTTTACTTGATGGTAATTAATTCATTGTGTTTAATAAAGGATACTTACGACTTCTGCCAAAAGAAATCTCTGGAACAAATGCAGAATATCATACAGGCTATGCTTATCAAAGACAATATG AGTGGTAAAGAGGTGCCGTCCCTGAGACTGAAGCAGTATAAGGACTGCCGTAAAGAAGTAGGAGAGGAATCAGGAAAGGCTGTGCTCGAG GAATACCTGAGAACACTGAAGTATTCATCTGCGGCGAGCAAACCTCTTCAAGTGCAGCCTTATGTCAAGGAATGCGTTTTACTTTGCTGGTTGATGTGCCTTCAGGACCCTCCAGTTGTCCTTGATAAACCTCGTGGTCGCGGGGAGAGCTTCGAGAGCGAAATGTACCGAGCGTACACCAAGAATGGCAAGAAGATTGAGTTTCTCGTTTGGCCGGCTATGCTTTTGCACAAAGATGGCAACGTTCTTTGCAAAGGAGTTGCCCAATGCTACGATTCACTCAAACAAGATTACTTGGACAACGGTATCAATGGCAGACAGGCTTGGATGGAAACCCCTCGATCATCTGAACATAAAGATTATACAATGGAAATTGTCTATCCATCTAGGCAAACGCACCACTCTGGATCAGCACGATCTACCCGCTTTTATGACACTTCAAGAAATAAAGATCATAGTATTGAAAGGAGTCACCCTAGACAAGAACAAAGCCGTGTGGGCAAAAACCTATACGATCTTGAGACGGCTTCAAACCCTTCGACTCCCACAGTTCAGTCAGTAAGGTACGAAATTACCGATCAAGACATGGACGACTTCTTTTTTTACAGACGTATTTGGTCGAATGACCGTGAACGTGCGAGAAACTGCATGGGAAAGAAAAAATATGACCTATGCCGCGAAATATTTTACCAATCGTAA
- the LOC128227638 gene encoding uncharacterized protein LOC128227638 isoform X2 — MLIPLLITLILFMFNAKHFNSCHYCITSGVCKMTTPERVQKIVDTYESMLGELKRIPVQLKKLETEHLQLTKDIEKFKDSDKNSAANIQRLKEANSEVKKLQKENETLQRKLENLSNRVEGMQIKRQEAGNGTSGIGARQDREKQLQEQLGEAKTQILDIQNELDDTKLRLSKALGGRLNDGNPDIADLSDKNRPTKLGERYSELYDNQWTDAFDVFDKQGMSERDVIKLLLKILQDTYDFCQKKSLEQMQNIIQAMLIKDNMSGKEVPSLRLKQYKDCRKEVGEESGKAVLEEYLRTLKYSSAASKPLQVQPYVKECVLLCWLMCLQDPPVVLDKPRGRGESFESEMYRAYTKNGKKIEFLVWPAMLLHKDGNVLCKGVAQCYDSLKQDYLDNGINGRQAWMETPRSSEHKDYTMEIVYPSRQTHHSGSARSTRFYDTSRNKDHSIERSHPRQEQSRVGKNLYDLETASNPSTPTVQSVRYEITDQDMDDFFFYRRIWSNDRERARNCMGKKKYDLCREIFYQS, encoded by the exons ATGCTTATACCACTTTTGATCACGTTGATACTGTTCATGTTCAATGCAAAACACTTTAATTCATGTCATTATTGTATTACTTCAGGGGTTTGCAAAATGACGACGCCAGAGCGTGTACAGAAAATAGTGGATACCTACGAGAGTATGCTGGGCGAGTTAAAGCGTATTCCTGTTCAG TTAAAAAAGCTTGAAACAGAACATCTGCAACTGACTAAAGACATAGAAAAATTCAAGGATTCTGATAAAAACTCTGCAGCAAACATTCAAAGGTTAAAGGAAGCGAATTCGGAGgtaaaaaaactgcaaaaagaGAATGAAACTTTGCAGAGAAAGCTAGAGAATTTAAGCAATCGAGTAGAAGGGATGCAGATAAAACGCCAAGAAGCTGGGAATGGGACCAGTGGTATCGGCGCGAGACAAGATCGAGAAAAACAGCTGCAGGAGCAATTGGGTGAAGCCAAAACCCAAATTCTCGACATCCAAAATGAGTTAGACGACACAAAATTAAG GTTAAGTAAAGCCTTGGGAGGACGCCTTAACGATGGAAATCCTGACATTGCTGATCTTAGCGACAAGAATCGACCTACTAAACTTGGTGAACGCTACTCAGAATTGTATGACAACCAATGGACTGATGCGTTTGATGTGTTTGACAAACAAGGGATGTCAGAAAGGGACGTTATAAAGCTTCTTCTTAAGATTTTACAG GATACTTACGACTTCTGCCAAAAGAAATCTCTGGAACAAATGCAGAATATCATACAGGCTATGCTTATCAAAGACAATATG AGTGGTAAAGAGGTGCCGTCCCTGAGACTGAAGCAGTATAAGGACTGCCGTAAAGAAGTAGGAGAGGAATCAGGAAAGGCTGTGCTCGAG GAATACCTGAGAACACTGAAGTATTCATCTGCGGCGAGCAAACCTCTTCAAGTGCAGCCTTATGTCAAGGAATGCGTTTTACTTTGCTGGTTGATGTGCCTTCAGGACCCTCCAGTTGTCCTTGATAAACCTCGTGGTCGCGGGGAGAGCTTCGAGAGCGAAATGTACCGAGCGTACACCAAGAATGGCAAGAAGATTGAGTTTCTCGTTTGGCCGGCTATGCTTTTGCACAAAGATGGCAACGTTCTTTGCAAAGGAGTTGCCCAATGCTACGATTCACTCAAACAAGATTACTTGGACAACGGTATCAATGGCAGACAGGCTTGGATGGAAACCCCTCGATCATCTGAACATAAAGATTATACAATGGAAATTGTCTATCCATCTAGGCAAACGCACCACTCTGGATCAGCACGATCTACCCGCTTTTATGACACTTCAAGAAATAAAGATCATAGTATTGAAAGGAGTCACCCTAGACAAGAACAAAGCCGTGTGGGCAAAAACCTATACGATCTTGAGACGGCTTCAAACCCTTCGACTCCCACAGTTCAGTCAGTAAGGTACGAAATTACCGATCAAGACATGGACGACTTCTTTTTTTACAGACGTATTTGGTCGAATGACCGTGAACGTGCGAGAAACTGCATGGGAAAGAAAAAATATGACCTATGCCGCGAAATATTTTACCAATCGTAA
- the LOC128227638 gene encoding uncharacterized protein LOC128227638 isoform X4: MLIPLLITLILFMFNAKHFNSCHYCITSGVCKMTTPERVQKIVDTYESMLGELKRIPVQLKKLETEHLQLTKDIEKFKDSDKNSAANIQRLKEANSEVKKLQKENETLQRKLENLSNRVEGMQIKRQEAGNGTSGIGARQDREKQLQEQLGEAKTQILDIQNELDDTKLRLSKALGGRLNDGNPDIADLSDKNRPTKLGERYSELYDNQWTDAFDVFDKQGMSERDVIKLLLKILQSGKEVPSLRLKQYKDCRKEVGEESGKAVLEEYLRTLKYSSAASKPLQVQPYVKECVLLCWLMCLQDPPVVLDKPRGRGESFESEMYRAYTKNGKKIEFLVWPAMLLHKDGNVLCKGVAQCYDSLKQDYLDNGINGRQAWMETPRSSEHKDYTMEIVYPSRQTHHSGSARSTRFYDTSRNKDHSIERSHPRQEQSRVGKNLYDLETASNPSTPTVQSVRYEITDQDMDDFFFYRRIWSNDRERARNCMGKKKYDLCREIFYQS; the protein is encoded by the exons ATGCTTATACCACTTTTGATCACGTTGATACTGTTCATGTTCAATGCAAAACACTTTAATTCATGTCATTATTGTATTACTTCAGGGGTTTGCAAAATGACGACGCCAGAGCGTGTACAGAAAATAGTGGATACCTACGAGAGTATGCTGGGCGAGTTAAAGCGTATTCCTGTTCAG TTAAAAAAGCTTGAAACAGAACATCTGCAACTGACTAAAGACATAGAAAAATTCAAGGATTCTGATAAAAACTCTGCAGCAAACATTCAAAGGTTAAAGGAAGCGAATTCGGAGgtaaaaaaactgcaaaaagaGAATGAAACTTTGCAGAGAAAGCTAGAGAATTTAAGCAATCGAGTAGAAGGGATGCAGATAAAACGCCAAGAAGCTGGGAATGGGACCAGTGGTATCGGCGCGAGACAAGATCGAGAAAAACAGCTGCAGGAGCAATTGGGTGAAGCCAAAACCCAAATTCTCGACATCCAAAATGAGTTAGACGACACAAAATTAAG GTTAAGTAAAGCCTTGGGAGGACGCCTTAACGATGGAAATCCTGACATTGCTGATCTTAGCGACAAGAATCGACCTACTAAACTTGGTGAACGCTACTCAGAATTGTATGACAACCAATGGACTGATGCGTTTGATGTGTTTGACAAACAAGGGATGTCAGAAAGGGACGTTATAAAGCTTCTTCTTAAGATTTTACAG AGTGGTAAAGAGGTGCCGTCCCTGAGACTGAAGCAGTATAAGGACTGCCGTAAAGAAGTAGGAGAGGAATCAGGAAAGGCTGTGCTCGAG GAATACCTGAGAACACTGAAGTATTCATCTGCGGCGAGCAAACCTCTTCAAGTGCAGCCTTATGTCAAGGAATGCGTTTTACTTTGCTGGTTGATGTGCCTTCAGGACCCTCCAGTTGTCCTTGATAAACCTCGTGGTCGCGGGGAGAGCTTCGAGAGCGAAATGTACCGAGCGTACACCAAGAATGGCAAGAAGATTGAGTTTCTCGTTTGGCCGGCTATGCTTTTGCACAAAGATGGCAACGTTCTTTGCAAAGGAGTTGCCCAATGCTACGATTCACTCAAACAAGATTACTTGGACAACGGTATCAATGGCAGACAGGCTTGGATGGAAACCCCTCGATCATCTGAACATAAAGATTATACAATGGAAATTGTCTATCCATCTAGGCAAACGCACCACTCTGGATCAGCACGATCTACCCGCTTTTATGACACTTCAAGAAATAAAGATCATAGTATTGAAAGGAGTCACCCTAGACAAGAACAAAGCCGTGTGGGCAAAAACCTATACGATCTTGAGACGGCTTCAAACCCTTCGACTCCCACAGTTCAGTCAGTAAGGTACGAAATTACCGATCAAGACATGGACGACTTCTTTTTTTACAGACGTATTTGGTCGAATGACCGTGAACGTGCGAGAAACTGCATGGGAAAGAAAAAATATGACCTATGCCGCGAAATATTTTACCAATCGTAA
- the LOC128227638 gene encoding uncharacterized protein LOC128227638 isoform X3 — translation MTTPERVQKIVDTYESMLGELKRIPVQLKKLETEHLQLTKDIEKFKDSDKNSAANIQRLKEANSEVKKLQKENETLQRKLENLSNRVEGMQIKRQEAGNGTSGIGARQDREKQLQEQLGEAKTQILDIQNELDDTKLRLSKALGGRLNDGNPDIADLSDKNRPTKLGERYSELYDNQWTDAFDVFDKQGMSERDVIKLLLKILQFYLMVINSLCLIKDTYDFCQKKSLEQMQNIIQAMLIKDNMSGKEVPSLRLKQYKDCRKEVGEESGKAVLEEYLRTLKYSSAASKPLQVQPYVKECVLLCWLMCLQDPPVVLDKPRGRGESFESEMYRAYTKNGKKIEFLVWPAMLLHKDGNVLCKGVAQCYDSLKQDYLDNGINGRQAWMETPRSSEHKDYTMEIVYPSRQTHHSGSARSTRFYDTSRNKDHSIERSHPRQEQSRVGKNLYDLETASNPSTPTVQSVRYEITDQDMDDFFFYRRIWSNDRERARNCMGKKKYDLCREIFYQS, via the exons ATGACGACGCCAGAGCGTGTACAGAAAATAGTGGATACCTACGAGAGTATGCTGGGCGAGTTAAAGCGTATTCCTGTTCAG TTAAAAAAGCTTGAAACAGAACATCTGCAACTGACTAAAGACATAGAAAAATTCAAGGATTCTGATAAAAACTCTGCAGCAAACATTCAAAGGTTAAAGGAAGCGAATTCGGAGgtaaaaaaactgcaaaaagaGAATGAAACTTTGCAGAGAAAGCTAGAGAATTTAAGCAATCGAGTAGAAGGGATGCAGATAAAACGCCAAGAAGCTGGGAATGGGACCAGTGGTATCGGCGCGAGACAAGATCGAGAAAAACAGCTGCAGGAGCAATTGGGTGAAGCCAAAACCCAAATTCTCGACATCCAAAATGAGTTAGACGACACAAAATTAAG GTTAAGTAAAGCCTTGGGAGGACGCCTTAACGATGGAAATCCTGACATTGCTGATCTTAGCGACAAGAATCGACCTACTAAACTTGGTGAACGCTACTCAGAATTGTATGACAACCAATGGACTGATGCGTTTGATGTGTTTGACAAACAAGGGATGTCAGAAAGGGACGTTATAAAGCTTCTTCTTAAGATTTTACAG TTTTACTTGATGGTAATTAATTCATTGTGTTTAATAAAGGATACTTACGACTTCTGCCAAAAGAAATCTCTGGAACAAATGCAGAATATCATACAGGCTATGCTTATCAAAGACAATATG AGTGGTAAAGAGGTGCCGTCCCTGAGACTGAAGCAGTATAAGGACTGCCGTAAAGAAGTAGGAGAGGAATCAGGAAAGGCTGTGCTCGAG GAATACCTGAGAACACTGAAGTATTCATCTGCGGCGAGCAAACCTCTTCAAGTGCAGCCTTATGTCAAGGAATGCGTTTTACTTTGCTGGTTGATGTGCCTTCAGGACCCTCCAGTTGTCCTTGATAAACCTCGTGGTCGCGGGGAGAGCTTCGAGAGCGAAATGTACCGAGCGTACACCAAGAATGGCAAGAAGATTGAGTTTCTCGTTTGGCCGGCTATGCTTTTGCACAAAGATGGCAACGTTCTTTGCAAAGGAGTTGCCCAATGCTACGATTCACTCAAACAAGATTACTTGGACAACGGTATCAATGGCAGACAGGCTTGGATGGAAACCCCTCGATCATCTGAACATAAAGATTATACAATGGAAATTGTCTATCCATCTAGGCAAACGCACCACTCTGGATCAGCACGATCTACCCGCTTTTATGACACTTCAAGAAATAAAGATCATAGTATTGAAAGGAGTCACCCTAGACAAGAACAAAGCCGTGTGGGCAAAAACCTATACGATCTTGAGACGGCTTCAAACCCTTCGACTCCCACAGTTCAGTCAGTAAGGTACGAAATTACCGATCAAGACATGGACGACTTCTTTTTTTACAGACGTATTTGGTCGAATGACCGTGAACGTGCGAGAAACTGCATGGGAAAGAAAAAATATGACCTATGCCGCGAAATATTTTACCAATCGTAA